GATCACTCATATTGGGAATTAATAATACAAACTCTTCGCCCCCGAACCGATAAAGTCGATCGTATTTACCAATATGTGAGGTGGTGATAGTTACAAAATCTTTTAGTACTTGGTCTCCAACAGCATGGCCGAACTTGTCATTGACTGTTTTAAAGTAATCTAAATCTAGAATAGCCAATAATTGCTCAATACCATTATTTTCTGCATTAGATAAAGCCGCTTTTATATCTGAGCTCATGGCGCGGCGATTAAATGCGCCAGTGAGTTCATCAATAGTGTTGAGCTTTTTTAGTAAGAGAAACTGCTTCACGCCATGACTGGCATGAATAAATGCACTCATTGATAACATCAAGATTGTTATAACAAAGGAGTTTAATGAAATTGTATTAAAAATATCAGACATGGCCACCATAGCAACGCCAGCGACGAAATTAATACATAAGGCCTCAAGCGGTCTGACTAGAATAAAAGTACTTGCGAAGACAGGATAAACCCACAAAAAACTGTCGATTCCATTCGCTATCACTATGGCTACAACGCCGGTATTAATAAATACCGCTGCTATTGCGCTTACTATGCGGATTTTTTTAGAGAAATATGCATAAGCGACCAATGCGACTATGCCTAGTATGAGCGTTATATCAATACCAGCAGCAATAAAGTTACCATCGAGGTAACGTATTACTACAAATGGAAAAACACCCATTATAGCCACAGTACCCAGTAGCAAAAATAATGACAGTTGATATTTTTGCTGTAGTTGATTGATCATAATGCTCTCGCAGTAAAATGAATGATTATTCTTATCAGGCTACATATTACCAAGTGGAAACCTTTTTTACTTGAAAATATGTCAGCAGCAATCTGTTTACATAAAAATGCTATCCAATTGAGATTCAATGTTGATGCCTAGATACATGTCTGTTTCTGTCACTTTACTGTCCGGTGAGGTTAGCAACGTCATTGGTTATTCCATGCCGCCTAAGGCGTCATTATGTTGGAGCAACGTGCAGATAGAGCAAACCCTAGTAGGGCGATAAAATGGAGCGAAGCAGAAAATAGTCTGGCAAACACTGGATGTTTTGACCAATTACCGCCATTATTTCTGGGTACTTTTTACGGTTTAACCAAGTTATAGCATTGTTTATTCAGTAAAAAGGCCAATGAGGTTTGATGCAAGCTTATATTACACGCATCAAATAACGCCCAAGGAAGATCTGCATTGCAGACAAAATAAAAATGGATACACAATGAAAAAGATATTACTCTTCGCGACTATTAGTTTAGCCGTTTCGATTCCCGCTATTGCCCATGACAATCATACAAATAACCCCTTAGCCACTAACAAACTAAACCTAAACCCACCACAAGCTCAACCTTTGCCACTACCGCCTTCGGCGCCCATTAGCCAAATTGAATCCCATAGAGCGCTGCTGCGGGAGACGCCATTGATGGCATCACCAAATGAGCCCACCCCAATAGATTCACTTGAGGTACATTCGCGTCAAAAACGTCATATAGATGTCTCGGAGCAACCGCCACTTAAGTTACAGAGTCGCAGCGCCGCACTGCAGAGCAATGACTGCAGTGACTTTGTCGGTAAATCGGGCCAAGCCCTAGTGGATCAATTGAGCCAATCGACACCCGAATGCGTCGGTAAGCTCTATAGCCTCAAAGGCAGTGCTGCGACCGCGCTATTTAGCGAGGCCAATGTGATCAGTGTCGCCAACGCCATTGCCACTAAAGCCAAGGACTACACTGGGGTCGATGTTCAGCATCTTGAATCGCATATTTACTTTGTCCGCGCAGCCCTCTATGTGCAGTTTTACAGGCCAAATGATGTACCCGCTTACAGCAGCGCCGCTAAGGCCAGCTTAAAATCGGCCCTCAACGCTTTATTTGCGAACGCTGCGATTTGGACTGTTTCCGATGACAATGCTGGCGTGTTGAAAGAAGCCTTAATCCTGATTGACTCTGCCGATCTCGGCGCCGATTTTAATCATGTCACCATAAAAGTGCTAACGGACTACGACGCTAACTGGCAAGCCAGTTTCGCCATGAACGCCGCAGCAAACTCAGTGTTTACCACCTTATTCCGCGCCCAGTGGAATGATGACATGCAGGCGCTGTTCGCACGTGACCAAGGCATTTTAGATGCGCTAAATAACTTTCAACTCGAACATCGTGACTTGTTAGGCACCAATGCAGAGTATCTGTTAGTTAACGCAGTCAAAGAGTTATCTCGGCTGTATTACATTGATGCCATGCGCCCGCGAGTGACTCAGCTAGTTAAAAACATCCTCAGCAGCACCAGTAAAAGCGAACCGAGCAAAGTGCTTTGGTACGCGGCGGCAGAAATGGCCGACTATTACGATCGCAGCCATTGTAACGATTACAATATCTGTGGTTTTAAGGCGCAGTTAGAGGCCGATACCCTACCTTTCAACTGGAAATGCTCCGACAGTCTCAAGATCCGCGCCCAAGATCTCTATCAAGATCAAGCCAAGTGGGCCTGTGATGTGTTGACCAGCCAAGAAAGCTATTTCCACAGCAAACTTGAAACGGGCATGCAACCTGTATGGCAAGATAACAACGATGATTTAGAGCTAGTGATATTTGGCAGCTCGTCTGAGTATAAATCCTTAGCCAACAGTATCTTTGGTATCAATACCGACAACGGCGGCATGTACCTTGAAGGCTCGCCCGCCGGACTCAAAAATCAGGCGCGTTTTATCGCCTATGAAGCCGAATGGCGCACGCCGGATTTCCATGTCTGGAACCTGCAACACGAATATGTGCACTACCTAGACGGGCGCTATAACCTGTTTGGTGACTTTAGTCGCGGCACGTCGGCCAATACCATTTGGTGGATTGAAGGTCTAGCGGAATACATTTCTTACCGTGATGCCAATACCGCGGCGATTGCCATGGGCGAAACCGGTGAGTTTATGCTGTCGACCATATTCAAAAACAACTATGAATCGGGCCAAGACCGTATCTACCGTTGGGGTTATCTGGCGGTGCGCTTTATGTTTGAGCATCACAGGGACGATGTAAGACAGATTCTCGCCTACCTACGTAACGACCAATACGCGGAATATCAAACCTTTATGGATGGTATCGGTACACGTTACGACAACGAGTGGCAAGGTTGGCTCGCCAGCGGCTTGAGCACGGCTGACGATGGCATTGTCGATAAAGGCCCTAGTGATGTCGATGCTGAGCCCAGTGGCCGTGAAGGTAACTGGGCTGGTCCTGCGGGCACTATCAGTAAGGATTACTCGCCTTGCCAAGTTACGAACGAAGCCTACCGTTACACAGAATCGGCCAGCCTTAAAATCGATGTGCCGATGGAATGTATTGATTCCAAACTCGGCCGCGCCAGTTTTAGTTTCACTAATACCGATCGCTCGGCCCAAGATCTTTGGATCAAGATTGGCGGCGGTTGGGGTGATGCCGACATTTATTTCAATTCTAAAGGTTGGGCAAGCCCAGAACAAAACCAAGGCGCTGGGATCGGCAACGGTAACTATCAAGTCATTAAAGTGCAGTTAAACCCTGACGAATATTGGCACTACATTACCTTGTCGGGAGATTTTGGCGGCGTTGATATGCAAGTTAGCACCACTGAGCTGTTCGCTGAAGTTGATCCCGATCTGGGAGATGGCGGCGTGGATCCTGAGCCACCAGCAAATTGCGGTGCAGTGACCTTAGATTACGGCCAGCTCACACTGGGCAAAAACGAGTGTATCAGTGGTGGACGCAACAGCTTCTACTTCTGGGTTGAGGAAGATAATACTCAGTTCACCGTCACCACTAAGGGCGGTTCTGGGGATGCCAATCTTTACTTCAATGCCAGTCAGTGGGCCGACGCCGAAAATGCCGATGCCAAGAGCACTCAAGCAGGTAATCAAGAGTCGCTAAGTTTTAGTGCCAATCGCGGCTGGCGTTATATCACAGTTGATACTGCCACTGAGTTTAGCGGCGTAACACTCACCCTCAATACAGGCGCGAGCAATACGCCTACGCCAGCTCTAATCGCTAATGCCTGCACGACGCAATCGCCCTTGAGTCATGGTGAGCTGAGTTCAGGCAAAGCCATCTGCACCGCCGATGGCCGCAGCGATTACTATCTTTGGGTGCCAGAAGGTACGAGTCAGTTAAGCATCAACTCGGCCCATGGCAGTGGTGATGTGAGCCTGTTTTCGGGGACAACTTGGGCCAATGCTCAACACTTCGATGCAGCGTCTGTCACGCCTGCTAACACTCAAGAAAGTATCACAGTCGATGCACCAAGCCTGGGTTGGTATTACATCACAGTGCAGAGTGAACCCCAGAGTTCAGGTGTCGCACTGCAGGTTGATTTACGTTAAAACTAATCAATGCTATTTCGTTAGTTTACTGACGTAAAAAGTGGTTTTGGCTTGGCCTGATGCTAACGGCAGCGTTGGCTAGATGTATCGACTTAATGCGCGTAGCATTGAGATAAATAATCGGCTATAACGACAGTTATGGCCAATTATTAAGCCTATATTTGAGCGGTTGCTCGCTAACTATTATCGACATTGTCTATCAGAATGCTTGTTCTATATTGTCGGTATAAATACCACCTGAATGTCATCTGGGCGGTATTTGGCCACAATTAAATTACAGCTATGAATAATAGTTAAAATGGATGATTATCGTTTATTCAAGCCGACATTTTGAGCATAATCGTGCCGAGTGAAATCGGATAAAGACTTTTATAGTGACGAATAAACGTGCGCTAAAGCGGCAAATGTTTAGTGAAAAAATACCGTCTACTTCAATCTGAAATAGCCGGTATTTTTTACTTCTCGTTTAAGGTTATTTACTCATAGTTTGCTACTAGGTTTACCCCCGAATAGTTAGTGTAACCTCTTAGCATCACATGATAAGTCGTTTCAACCGTTGGGGTGAAAGAACAGCTTTCATTGTTACCATTTTTGTAGGGACGACAATCAAAACTGCCTGTGGTCGGTTGTGTGCCGGCTTTGACGTATATATCGGCATCACCGCTACCACCACTCATGGTCACATTGAGGGTGTTATTAGCCGGTACGACGACCTTATAAAAGGTTTGTGAACTGCTTGCACCGCTTAATCCTGTTCTTGGAACACCATTAACAAGACAATCACTGTCTGTACAACTACTTCCGCCACCTAGATTGTAGTCCGCAGTAAGGTTAGCATTAGCGAAGGCTGAGTAACCTTGGATCATAACGTACCATTTACCAGCAGCAGGATTGGTGAAGTCGCAGCTTTCATTATTACCATTTTGAAATGGACGACATTGATAGCTGTTAATGGTCGGTTTAACCCCTTGGCTGACATACATATCGGCATCACCAGAACCACCTGCTAAGGTAACCGCAAGGCTGGTTGCATTGGTTGGCACATCAATGAAATAGTAACTTGTTGAGCCCTGACCTCCGCTTGTTGTAATAGCTTGACCATCAAGAAGTTCAGTATCAGAAGGCGGCGGAGGACAGTTATCGCCACAACCACCATCGCCATCCAGTGAGAACAGCAGTGAATTTGGCGATCCAGTTTTTGCATCAGATACCTTACCGCTACTTGCTCTTGTCGCCAGTAAGTTAGTCACTTCTGTTGGAGTCATACTGGGGGTTTCATTAAGATATAGCGCAGCAACCCCCCGCAACATGTGGCGCGGCCATTGAAGTACCACTAATGGTGTTAGTTGCACTGTTTGAAGTGTACCAAGCCGAGGTGATGCTTGAGCCTGGGGCATAAATATCAAGACAAGTACCATAGTTTGAAAAGCTTGATCGTGAATCAGAGCTGGTTGTTGATCCCACAGTAATCGCATCGGCGGCACGAGCTGGAGAGTAATTACAAGCATTGCTATTGTCATTACCTGCAGCAACCACAAAACTAATCCCTGCAGCAACCGCGGCATTAACAGCATCATCTGTTGCTTGTGATGCACCACCACCTAGGCTCATGTTGGCTACAGAAGGACCAGAGGCATTATTTTTGACCCAATTAATGCCTGCAATCACTCCAGAGTTACTGCCTGAACCACTACAACTGAGTACCCGTACCCCAACAATATTGACATTTTTTGCTACCCCATAGCTGGCACCACCGATTGTGCCAGCAACATGAGTACCATGGCCATTACAGTCTGTGGTATCTGAGTCGTTATCGATAAAGTCATATCCACTGGTGGCTCGTCCACCAAATTCATTATGGCTATTGAGTACCCCTGTATCGATAATATAGGCGGTGACCCCCCGTACCATCATAATCGTAATGGTAGTTGTTATCGAAAGGCAGATCTCGCTGATCTATTCTGTCTAAGCCCCACGTTGGACTGCCTTGATTGCTACTGGCAGACATAATAGGGGAGATCGACATCATTTGATCTTGTTCTATGTATTTAATTTTAGGGTCATCTTGAAGTTCAGCGATCTGCTTGGTATTGGCTTTAATCAATACGCCATTTAGTGCGTTACCGAAGTGTTTCACCACGCTAATATTGTAATCATTAGCGAGAATGTTGGCTTGTTGAGTGGAAAAATTAGCCAACGCGGATGTATCTTGTAGATTTAAAATACTCGGGGTATTAAAGACCACTATATAGGTATCTTTAATGGCTTTGTTACTGTTCACAGGAAGTAATTGTGCTGCTTGGGATTGCATTGGAAGTGTGCTCAGGGCTGCCAATACTGCGAGGGCTATTTTATGTTTGTGTTCCATACGATTCTCCATTTTTTTTATAGTCTCCATAAACGACGAGACCTCTAAAAAGTAGGATATGCAGCCATATTTTTATTAAAAATGGTTTGATTAGTAAATGACAAACGATTATCAATTGTAACTATTTAGTTACATCTCGAGCTTAAAATACCTTATTAGGATAAACGCTGTAAAAAAGTCTTAGTACAAAAGTAGGTGGCAACGAAATACTCAAAAAATATCAATAATGACAATGAATTGCTTATTATGGGTTAGTATTCTGATGTTAAATTTTTTCAGTTAGCTTGAAATTTGTCAGACTTCAGGTTGAGTAAGTTTTTATTCCGTCATACATAAGTTGTAAATGCATCGTTTTGTGAAATATTTTACACTTAATAATATAACGTCGCCTGCTTACTCTCAAATTTGTCATCCTAAAGTTGTGGACTTAGTGATACTCAGTCGGTAACTTTCAGCCCTAATCATTTTTATCTAGGCTTAACTTATTACTTTGATTTTATATTAAGCGGATCGTATAAAAGTTTACTGACTTTATTGAATGACTAACTTATGCAGGAATAACTGCTAAAGAAAAGCTACTCGAATGAGTAGCTTTTTTGTAACGCATTGACTAGGTAAAAGTATAAGGTGCTTTAATTATTTAACATGACTTGGTTTGATTTCGAAATATTCAGATTTCTGATTAAACCGTCGTAGTCATCATTTTGGATGTCACCGACAGTCATCTGAATATTGCTATTAAGTCCTGATCTTTGTAAATTTTCGGGACGGTTAGCGATATCTTCAGCTGTTAGTGGATATGCTTCACTAGCATCAATATTAAATTGACTCGAATCGATAGCGGTAAACTTACCACTAATAGGCGCACCATGTTGTCTACTAATATTAGCCAATATCCATTCGAAATTGTTTTTACTGTTTGCGGAGTTAACTGCAGTAGGCCAATCCCATACACCGTAACCGT
The Shewanella vesiculosa DNA segment above includes these coding regions:
- a CDS encoding GGDEF domain-containing protein, which gives rise to MINQLQQKYQLSLFLLLGTVAIMGVFPFVVIRYLDGNFIAAGIDITLILGIVALVAYAYFSKKIRIVSAIAAVFINTGVVAIVIANGIDSFLWVYPVFASTFILVRPLEALCINFVAGVAMVAMSDIFNTISLNSFVITILMLSMSAFIHASHGVKQFLLLKKLNTIDELTGAFNRRAMSSDIKAALSNAENNGIEQLLAILDLDYFKTVNDKFGHAVGDQVLKDFVTITTSHIGKYDRLYRFGGEEFVLLIPNMSDQHVFIDNLKTAIKQELKTPDGKEITVSFGVAPWVPGTTADTWLQRADEALYLAKGQGRDCAVFSNK
- a CDS encoding M9 family metallopeptidase, with the translated sequence MKKILLFATISLAVSIPAIAHDNHTNNPLATNKLNLNPPQAQPLPLPPSAPISQIESHRALLRETPLMASPNEPTPIDSLEVHSRQKRHIDVSEQPPLKLQSRSAALQSNDCSDFVGKSGQALVDQLSQSTPECVGKLYSLKGSAATALFSEANVISVANAIATKAKDYTGVDVQHLESHIYFVRAALYVQFYRPNDVPAYSSAAKASLKSALNALFANAAIWTVSDDNAGVLKEALILIDSADLGADFNHVTIKVLTDYDANWQASFAMNAAANSVFTTLFRAQWNDDMQALFARDQGILDALNNFQLEHRDLLGTNAEYLLVNAVKELSRLYYIDAMRPRVTQLVKNILSSTSKSEPSKVLWYAAAEMADYYDRSHCNDYNICGFKAQLEADTLPFNWKCSDSLKIRAQDLYQDQAKWACDVLTSQESYFHSKLETGMQPVWQDNNDDLELVIFGSSSEYKSLANSIFGINTDNGGMYLEGSPAGLKNQARFIAYEAEWRTPDFHVWNLQHEYVHYLDGRYNLFGDFSRGTSANTIWWIEGLAEYISYRDANTAAIAMGETGEFMLSTIFKNNYESGQDRIYRWGYLAVRFMFEHHRDDVRQILAYLRNDQYAEYQTFMDGIGTRYDNEWQGWLASGLSTADDGIVDKGPSDVDAEPSGREGNWAGPAGTISKDYSPCQVTNEAYRYTESASLKIDVPMECIDSKLGRASFSFTNTDRSAQDLWIKIGGGWGDADIYFNSKGWASPEQNQGAGIGNGNYQVIKVQLNPDEYWHYITLSGDFGGVDMQVSTTELFAEVDPDLGDGGVDPEPPANCGAVTLDYGQLTLGKNECISGGRNSFYFWVEEDNTQFTVTTKGGSGDANLYFNASQWADAENADAKSTQAGNQESLSFSANRGWRYITVDTATEFSGVTLTLNTGASNTPTPALIANACTTQSPLSHGELSSGKAICTADGRSDYYLWVPEGTSQLSINSAHGSGDVSLFSGTTWANAQHFDAASVTPANTQESITVDAPSLGWYYITVQSEPQSSGVALQVDLR